One Stenotrophomonas maltophilia DNA window includes the following coding sequences:
- a CDS encoding pirin family protein → MKRVTGTYSAPRPHWVGDGFPARSMFSYNTHGQHLSPFLLLDYAGPYTFAPSDTPRGVGQHPHRGFETVTIVYEGEVAHRDSTGAGGTIGPGDVQWMTAASGILHEEFHTPEFSKRGGTLDMVQLWVNLPARDKMGAPGYQTLLDAHIPSVELPDGAGRVRVIAGSFDGHAGPARTHTPMDVWDIRLQQGHHAELPVAEGRTLALVVLKGTVRINGGQPVGEAQLVTFDRSGEDVFVDADSDATVLLLSGEPIDEPVVGYGPFVMNSQAEISQAVNDFNSGRFGQIAH, encoded by the coding sequence ATGAAGCGTGTCACCGGTACCTACAGCGCCCCCCGCCCGCACTGGGTGGGCGACGGATTCCCCGCCCGTTCGATGTTTTCCTACAACACCCACGGCCAGCACCTGAGCCCGTTCCTGCTGCTGGACTACGCCGGCCCGTACACCTTCGCGCCCAGCGATACGCCGCGTGGCGTCGGCCAGCATCCGCACCGCGGTTTCGAGACCGTCACCATCGTCTATGAGGGCGAGGTCGCCCACCGCGACTCGACTGGAGCCGGCGGCACCATCGGCCCGGGTGACGTGCAGTGGATGACCGCCGCATCGGGCATCCTCCACGAAGAGTTCCACACACCGGAATTCAGCAAGCGCGGCGGCACCCTGGACATGGTCCAGCTGTGGGTGAACCTGCCGGCGCGCGACAAGATGGGCGCACCGGGCTACCAGACGCTGCTCGATGCGCATATCCCTTCGGTGGAGCTGCCCGATGGCGCCGGCCGCGTCCGCGTCATCGCTGGCAGCTTCGACGGCCACGCCGGCCCGGCGCGTACCCACACGCCGATGGATGTCTGGGACATCCGCCTGCAGCAGGGCCACCACGCCGAACTGCCGGTGGCCGAGGGCCGCACGCTGGCGCTGGTGGTGCTGAAGGGCACGGTCCGGATCAACGGCGGCCAGCCGGTCGGCGAGGCGCAGCTGGTCACCTTCGACCGCAGCGGCGAGGACGTGTTCGTCGACGCCGACAGCGACGCCACCGTGCTGCTGCTCAGCGGCGAGCCGATCGACGAGCCGGTGGTGGGCTACGGCCCGTTCGTGATGAACAGCCAGGCCGAGATCAGCCAGGCGGTCAACGATTTCAACAGCGGCCGCTTCGGCCAGATCGCGCACTGA
- a CDS encoding hydrolase — MSNPANFNGARPVIDPDNAAMLLIDHQSGLFQTIGDMPFTSVRAHAIALAKMATLAKMPVITTASVPQGPNGPLIPEIHDAAPHAQYVARKGEINAWDNPEFVAAVKATGRKQLIIAGTITSVCMAFPSIAAVADGYQVFAVIDASGTYSKMAEEITLARVVQAGVVPMDTAAVASEIQRTWNREDAQQWAEVYTKIFPNYQLLIESYLKAQDVQKNQEQLDSQRS, encoded by the coding sequence ATGAGTAACCCCGCCAACTTCAACGGTGCCCGCCCGGTGATCGATCCGGACAACGCCGCGATGCTGCTGATCGACCATCAGAGCGGCCTGTTCCAGACCATCGGTGACATGCCGTTCACCAGCGTGCGCGCCCACGCCATTGCGCTGGCGAAGATGGCCACGCTGGCAAAGATGCCGGTGATCACCACCGCCTCTGTCCCGCAAGGCCCGAACGGCCCGCTGATTCCGGAGATCCACGACGCGGCCCCGCATGCCCAGTACGTGGCGCGCAAGGGTGAGATCAACGCCTGGGACAATCCGGAATTCGTTGCTGCGGTGAAGGCCACCGGCCGTAAGCAGCTGATCATTGCCGGCACCATCACCAGCGTGTGCATGGCCTTCCCGTCGATCGCCGCCGTCGCCGATGGGTACCAGGTGTTCGCGGTCATCGACGCGTCCGGCACCTACTCGAAGATGGCCGAGGAAATCACCCTGGCCCGCGTGGTGCAGGCCGGCGTGGTGCCGATGGACACCGCCGCGGTAGCCTCGGAGATCCAGCGCACCTGGAACCGCGAAGATGCCCAGCAGTGGGCCGAGGTCTACACGAAGATCTTCCCGAACTACCAGCTGCTGATCGAAAGCTACCTGAAGGCGCAGGATGTGCAGAAGAACCAGGAGCAGCTGGATTCGCAGCGCAGCTGA
- a CDS encoding hydrolase yields MNSIASMDRQLLVNNIVGTAKAAVAYGLPIVHSTVNVKTGLNKPPIPQLRKVLGDYPTYDRTTINSWEDIEFRKAVEATGRRKLIMTALWTEACLTFPALDALKEGYEVYVVVDAVGGTSLAAHDAALRRIEQAGGQLISVPQLFCELQRDWARSETVPAFMNLFIETGGTAGIQFSYDRTE; encoded by the coding sequence GTGAACTCGATCGCCTCGATGGACCGCCAGCTGCTGGTGAACAACATCGTCGGCACCGCCAAAGCCGCCGTGGCCTATGGCTTGCCGATCGTGCATTCGACGGTGAACGTCAAGACCGGCCTGAACAAGCCGCCGATTCCGCAGCTGCGCAAGGTGCTGGGTGACTACCCCACCTACGACCGCACCACCATCAATTCCTGGGAGGACATCGAGTTCCGCAAGGCGGTGGAAGCCACCGGCCGCCGCAAGCTGATCATGACCGCGCTGTGGACCGAGGCGTGCCTGACTTTCCCGGCCCTGGATGCGTTGAAGGAAGGCTATGAGGTGTACGTGGTGGTCGACGCCGTCGGCGGCACTTCGCTGGCCGCGCACGATGCCGCGCTGCGCCGCATCGAACAGGCCGGGGGCCAGCTGATCAGCGTGCCGCAGCTGTTCTGCGAGCTGCAGCGCGACTGGGCCCGCTCGGAAACGGTGCCGGCCTTCATGAACCTCTTCATTGAAACCGGTGGTACGGCGGGTATCCAGTTCTCGTACGATCGTACCGAGTGA
- a CDS encoding OsmC family protein: MAYARIVSTADNYLHHISNGSFDVDADEPASLGGQGKGFAPFDLYLASLAACTAITLRMYAQRKGWELGEFHAELRSERDEDGRFHVHRVLHASGELSDVQWQRLLEVVEKTPVTLVMREGARITSERGGAA, translated from the coding sequence ATGGCCTACGCACGCATTGTTTCAACCGCCGACAACTACCTGCACCACATCAGCAATGGCAGCTTTGATGTGGATGCGGACGAGCCCGCCTCCCTGGGTGGCCAGGGCAAGGGTTTCGCTCCGTTCGATCTGTACCTGGCCTCGCTGGCGGCGTGCACCGCCATCACCCTGCGCATGTATGCGCAACGCAAGGGCTGGGAACTGGGCGAGTTCCATGCCGAGCTGCGCTCGGAACGTGATGAGGATGGACGCTTCCACGTGCACCGGGTGCTGCATGCCAGCGGCGAGCTGAGCGATGTGCAATGGCAGCGGTTGCTGGAGGTGGTGGAAAAGACCCCGGTGACCCTGGTGATGCGCGAAGGTGCACGCATCACCAGTGAGCGCGGGGGCGCAGCGTAA
- a CDS encoding putative porin encodes MNDHVRARTDSRRPRPARRALLCCAVLLSLAAPAGAMAAETTMVKLIKGLIASGALKPEDGQALLVQAEAEAAAAQRGAATAPSAASGGVALEAGDVRVPYVPQSVRDGIRDEVRQDVMAQAKSEGWAAPNEVAEWTKRIKVTGDMRVRSESRFFSERNSDIVSNWSSINSGNGFDTNTNTNLQLPPLLNTRQDRRNLWRIRARLGIEATIGQHTTAGVRLASGSSNGPVSTTEQLGGGLSKKDVWLDQAWLAYSPADWVTVRGGRFGNPFWTSDTLFSNDLNFDGLAANLKYDFDGGDLDLFGNLAVVPLEYTSDSSPSQSKVKTPNENKWLSGAQVGVNWRFNDDNALRAALGYYDFKNISGRLSSTCSLYSGAVGCDTDWSRPAFMQKGNTLMLIRNIARNPVDPAGTPTPQYVGLASAFRLATLNLRWDTQLAQGIGLRLDGDYIRNMAYDKQAMFSRAQNGIVNNYGAGDTVGIDTFRSGDTAWMLQATFGATELKEKGQWQALLGYKHIEADALPDAYNDPNFHLGGTNARGYYVGGAYALDARSWISGKWMAAKEVSGAPLSIDVFQLEFNTGF; translated from the coding sequence ATGAACGACCACGTCCGCGCACGAACCGACTCCCGCCGCCCGCGGCCGGCCCGACGGGCGCTGCTGTGCTGCGCCGTGCTGCTCAGCCTGGCCGCCCCGGCCGGTGCGATGGCGGCCGAAACCACCATGGTCAAGCTGATCAAGGGCCTGATCGCCAGCGGCGCGCTGAAGCCCGAAGACGGCCAGGCATTGCTGGTGCAGGCTGAGGCTGAAGCAGCGGCCGCCCAGCGCGGTGCAGCCACCGCACCTTCGGCCGCCAGCGGTGGCGTGGCCCTGGAGGCTGGCGACGTGCGCGTGCCCTACGTGCCGCAGAGCGTGCGCGACGGTATCCGTGACGAAGTGCGCCAGGACGTGATGGCGCAGGCCAAGTCCGAAGGCTGGGCGGCACCGAACGAAGTGGCCGAATGGACCAAGCGCATCAAGGTCACCGGTGACATGCGCGTGCGCAGCGAGTCGCGCTTCTTCTCCGAACGCAACAGCGACATCGTGAGCAACTGGTCGTCGATCAATTCCGGCAACGGCTTCGACACCAACACCAACACCAACCTGCAGCTGCCGCCACTGCTGAACACCCGCCAGGACCGCCGCAACCTGTGGCGCATCCGCGCGCGCCTGGGCATCGAGGCCACCATTGGCCAGCACACCACGGCCGGCGTGCGCCTGGCCAGCGGCAGCAGCAATGGCCCGGTGTCGACCACCGAGCAGCTGGGCGGCGGCCTGAGCAAGAAGGACGTGTGGCTGGACCAGGCCTGGCTGGCCTACAGCCCGGCGGACTGGGTGACGGTGCGTGGCGGCCGCTTCGGCAATCCGTTCTGGACCAGCGACACGCTGTTCTCCAACGATCTCAATTTCGATGGTCTGGCCGCGAACCTGAAGTATGACTTCGATGGTGGCGACCTCGACCTGTTCGGCAACCTCGCGGTGGTACCGCTGGAGTACACCTCCGACAGCTCGCCGAGCCAGAGCAAGGTCAAGACTCCGAACGAGAACAAGTGGCTGTCCGGTGCCCAGGTGGGCGTGAACTGGCGCTTCAACGATGACAACGCGCTGCGTGCTGCGCTGGGCTACTACGACTTCAAGAACATCAGCGGTCGCCTGTCCTCAACGTGCTCGCTGTACTCGGGTGCGGTGGGCTGCGACACTGACTGGTCGCGCCCGGCGTTCATGCAGAAGGGCAACACCCTGATGCTGATCCGCAACATCGCGCGCAATCCGGTGGATCCGGCCGGTACGCCGACCCCGCAGTATGTCGGCCTGGCCTCGGCGTTCCGCCTGGCCACGCTGAACCTGCGCTGGGATACACAGCTGGCCCAGGGCATCGGTCTGCGCCTGGATGGCGACTACATCCGCAACATGGCCTACGACAAGCAGGCCATGTTCAGTCGTGCCCAGAACGGCATCGTCAACAACTACGGCGCCGGCGATACTGTCGGCATCGATACCTTCCGCAGCGGCGACACCGCCTGGATGCTGCAGGCCACCTTCGGTGCTACCGAGCTGAAGGAGAAGGGCCAGTGGCAGGCACTGCTGGGCTACAAGCACATTGAGGCCGACGCGCTGCCCGACGCCTACAACGATCCGAACTTCCACCTGGGCGGCACCAACGCCCGCGGTTACTACGTGGGCGGTGCCTACGCGCTGGACGCGCGCAGCTGGATCAGCGGCAAGTGGATGGCGGCCAAGGAAGTGTCCGGTGCGCCGCTGTCGATCGACGTGTTCCAGCTGGAGTTCAACACCGGCTTCTGA
- a CDS encoding cell envelope integrity protein TolA, which yields MRGRQLLVTVALVLAALLVLGIAVWWMLFKDTASTRRPVVQPPMLALPPPPPPPPPPPEKPPEPETPPEEAMPEPEPLDQPTPAEEPTPTPDNSDPVTMNADAQAGGDNFGIQSGSGGGSSGVGRGGAGNATYGRYLGYLMQQAISRDDKVKRLAFQLQVNVWLANDGRLEKVELVRGSGNEEADAAVLDALRRIGKVDQAPPPSLDFPARVLIQGRRPGA from the coding sequence ATGCGCGGTCGCCAGTTGCTGGTGACCGTCGCGCTGGTGCTTGCCGCTTTGCTGGTGCTCGGCATCGCCGTGTGGTGGATGCTGTTCAAGGACACCGCCAGCACCCGCAGGCCGGTGGTGCAGCCGCCGATGCTGGCATTGCCGCCACCCCCTCCGCCGCCGCCACCGCCGCCGGAAAAACCACCGGAGCCGGAGACACCGCCGGAAGAGGCGATGCCCGAACCGGAGCCGCTGGATCAGCCGACGCCGGCCGAAGAGCCGACGCCGACGCCGGATAACAGCGATCCGGTGACGATGAATGCCGACGCGCAGGCCGGTGGTGACAACTTCGGTATCCAGTCCGGCAGTGGTGGCGGTTCGTCCGGCGTTGGCCGTGGTGGCGCCGGCAACGCTACCTACGGCCGCTACCTGGGCTACCTGATGCAGCAGGCGATCTCGCGCGACGACAAGGTCAAGCGCCTGGCGTTCCAGCTGCAGGTGAATGTGTGGCTCGCCAACGACGGCCGCCTGGAGAAGGTCGAGCTGGTACGCGGCAGTGGCAACGAGGAGGCCGACGCGGCCGTGCTCGATGCCCTGCGTCGCATCGGCAAGGTTGACCAGGCACCGCCGCCGTCACTCGATTTCCCCGCCCGCGTCCTGATCCAGGGCCGCCGGCCCGGGGCCTGA
- a CDS encoding ExbD/TolR family protein codes for MGQKAKFGIKKREKGINVTPFVDVLLVVLVIFILTSNASIPGIEVNLPKASNSVALEKPKTKAITIDPSGQVFLDAYPVTMAELEDRLRTERATTPDFPVIVRGDAQVQYARVVEVLDLLRRLELAQVGLVTGKAQG; via the coding sequence ATGGGCCAGAAGGCGAAGTTCGGCATCAAGAAGCGCGAGAAGGGCATCAACGTAACGCCCTTCGTCGACGTTCTGCTGGTGGTGCTGGTGATCTTCATCCTGACCAGCAACGCCTCCATCCCCGGCATCGAGGTCAACCTGCCGAAGGCCAGCAACAGCGTGGCACTGGAGAAGCCGAAGACCAAGGCGATCACCATCGACCCCAGTGGTCAGGTGTTCCTGGATGCCTATCCGGTGACGATGGCCGAGCTGGAAGATCGCCTGCGCACCGAGCGCGCGACCACCCCGGATTTCCCGGTGATCGTGCGCGGTGACGCGCAGGTGCAGTACGCCCGTGTGGTCGAGGTGCTGGACCTGCTGCGGCGGCTGGAGCTGGCCCAGGTTGGCCTGGTCACCGGCAAGGCGCAGGGCTGA
- a CDS encoding DUF2341 domain-containing protein, whose amino-acid sequence MDRLLSRVLLLLAALVALPAAAADANWWQAEWKYRKPITVDAGPQGAGLAGDPGRTPLLLRLHTGNFGFDGTQDAGNDLRFVSGDGRTVLAHQIEQFDPKLGLALVWVDVPAVSAAAPQTIWMYYGNEKAPASGNGQQVFDPDYTLVYHFAEANAPARDTTAYGNNAGAVVPPSEGSVIGRGVQLGAGPLPLPASASLAQEAGTPLTISAWIKPGSNNAAQAIYARRDGASELVVGIENRVPFVQLNSQRSTPAQPIPEGQWAHVALTAEKGALQLYLNGRVVAQLSGELPALATAPVVGADAPGAAQPLANFEGALDELRISRVARPAALLLADATAQGADSRLISYGADEQSAGQSHFAFILKAMPFDAWVVVAILGLMMLLSWAIMIAKSRHFGRTSKANAVFTESFGKLSGVPLRTLSDMDRQGKAPTAMHDGSLWRIYQVAIDEMQQRHQRDGNSGYLSGATIAAIRASMDAVMVREQEAMARRMNWLSTTIEGAPYVGLFGTVIGIMLVFVVAAMAGAVDINSVAPGMAAALLCTAAGLGVAIPALFGYNYLGARAEAIGADMAVFIDEFAARLAEEQDGRGPAAVQG is encoded by the coding sequence ATGGACCGTTTGCTTTCCCGAGTGTTGTTGCTGCTGGCCGCGCTGGTTGCGCTGCCGGCCGCCGCGGCCGATGCCAATTGGTGGCAGGCCGAATGGAAGTACCGCAAGCCGATCACCGTCGACGCCGGCCCGCAGGGCGCGGGCCTGGCCGGTGACCCGGGCCGCACGCCGCTGCTGCTGCGCCTGCATACCGGCAACTTCGGTTTCGACGGTACCCAGGATGCGGGCAACGACCTGCGTTTCGTCTCGGGCGATGGCCGCACCGTGCTGGCCCACCAGATCGAACAGTTCGATCCCAAGCTGGGTCTGGCCCTGGTCTGGGTGGACGTGCCGGCGGTCAGCGCCGCGGCGCCGCAGACGATCTGGATGTACTACGGCAACGAGAAGGCCCCGGCCAGCGGCAACGGCCAGCAGGTATTCGACCCGGACTACACGCTGGTCTACCACTTCGCCGAAGCCAATGCGCCGGCACGCGACACCACCGCCTACGGCAACAATGCCGGTGCTGTGGTGCCGCCGTCCGAAGGTTCGGTGATCGGCCGTGGCGTGCAGCTGGGCGCAGGCCCGCTGCCGCTGCCCGCCAGCGCCTCGCTGGCACAGGAAGCGGGTACGCCGTTGACCATCTCGGCCTGGATCAAGCCGGGCAGCAACAATGCGGCGCAGGCGATCTACGCCCGTCGCGATGGCGCCTCCGAGCTGGTGGTCGGTATCGAGAACCGCGTGCCGTTCGTGCAGCTCAATAGCCAGCGCAGCACGCCGGCACAGCCGATTCCGGAAGGGCAGTGGGCGCACGTGGCACTGACCGCAGAGAAGGGCGCGCTGCAGCTGTACCTCAATGGTCGCGTAGTTGCCCAGCTGAGCGGCGAGCTGCCGGCGCTGGCCACCGCGCCGGTGGTGGGCGCCGATGCGCCGGGCGCGGCGCAGCCGCTGGCCAACTTCGAAGGAGCGCTGGATGAGCTGCGCATCTCGCGGGTTGCGCGCCCGGCGGCGCTGCTTCTGGCCGACGCCACCGCGCAGGGCGCCGATTCGCGCCTGATCAGCTACGGTGCCGACGAGCAGTCGGCCGGCCAGAGCCACTTCGCCTTCATCCTCAAGGCGATGCCGTTCGACGCCTGGGTGGTGGTCGCCATCCTCGGCCTGATGATGCTGCTGTCGTGGGCGATCATGATTGCCAAGAGCCGCCACTTCGGCCGTACCAGCAAGGCCAATGCGGTGTTCACCGAGAGCTTCGGCAAGCTGTCCGGCGTGCCGCTGCGCACCTTGTCCGACATGGACCGCCAGGGCAAGGCACCGACCGCGATGCATGACGGTTCGCTGTGGCGCATCTATCAGGTAGCCATTGATGAAATGCAGCAGCGCCACCAGCGCGACGGCAACAGTGGTTATCTCAGTGGTGCCACCATTGCGGCGATCCGTGCCTCGATGGATGCGGTGATGGTGCGCGAGCAGGAAGCGATGGCGCGGCGCATGAACTGGCTGTCGACCACCATCGAGGGCGCGCCGTACGTTGGCCTGTTCGGCACCGTGATCGGCATCATGCTGGTGTTCGTGGTGGCGGCGATGGCCGGCGCGGTGGACATCAATTCGGTGGCACCGGGCATGGCCGCGGCGCTGCTGTGTACCGCAGCCGGCCTCGGCGTCGCGATTCCGGCGCTGTTCGGCTACAACTACCTGGGTGCACGTGCCGAGGCGATCGGCGCCGACATGGCGGTGTTCATCGACGAGTTCGCCGCGCGCCTGGCCGAAGAGCAGGACGGGCGCGGCCCGGCCGCGGTCCAGGGCTGA
- a CDS encoding ShlB/FhaC/HecB family hemolysin secretion/activation protein, translated as MTPVPCRAVRLPLRLHPLVLALAAMPLPLFAQEAAPAPSVNINEYIVRGNTVLDPRDIERAVEPFLGPGKTLADVEKARDAVNALYQQAGYQSVYVELPEQQVSGGVVLLKVQQTPIGQLRVVGTKHESPERIRERVPALAEGKVPDFDQAQKELTALNEGGRRQVLPLVREGQVPGTMDVDLQVEEKSPWRASASLNNDHSADTEKLRLSASLAYDNLWKRGHSANIGVYLAPEDTKQAKVFSASYMMPFEGTPWSLEASGYTSDSRVLNAGGQVGTGTGTNVIGNGHSIGLKLNYRLAGSSQWWRQLSLGVDFKDTEEDTQMGKDSLKTPLKYAPITLAFVGVRQGEHDQLSINTQLVAGTRRLFGYGSNAIGFGQKRYWADPSFVAFKADVANTHTFGSDWQWYARGSLQVTDAPLVSAEQFAAGGMYTVRGYLSAEAIGDYGGLASLEWRTPAWSLWSGTDLRVYSFADAAYLRLRQPLPDQRGKYNLASVGLGAQLRLGEHLQLRLDYAWPYADGPVTRKDDPRLHFNISTSY; from the coding sequence ATGACTCCTGTTCCGTGCCGAGCCGTCCGCCTTCCGCTGCGCCTGCATCCACTGGTGCTGGCCCTGGCCGCGATGCCGCTGCCATTGTTCGCGCAGGAGGCGGCGCCTGCGCCCAGCGTGAACATCAATGAATACATCGTGCGCGGCAACACCGTGCTCGATCCCCGGGACATTGAACGCGCGGTGGAACCCTTCCTCGGCCCAGGCAAGACCCTGGCCGATGTCGAGAAGGCACGCGATGCTGTCAATGCGCTGTACCAGCAGGCTGGCTACCAGTCGGTTTACGTCGAGCTTCCCGAGCAGCAGGTCAGTGGGGGCGTGGTACTGCTGAAGGTACAGCAGACACCGATCGGCCAGCTGCGGGTCGTGGGAACGAAACACGAATCGCCCGAGCGCATCCGCGAACGCGTGCCGGCGCTGGCGGAAGGCAAGGTGCCGGACTTCGACCAGGCCCAGAAAGAACTGACCGCGCTGAATGAGGGCGGGCGCCGCCAGGTGCTGCCGCTGGTGCGCGAAGGCCAGGTGCCGGGCACGATGGATGTGGACCTGCAGGTCGAAGAAAAGTCGCCGTGGCGTGCCAGCGCGTCACTCAACAACGACCACAGCGCCGACACCGAGAAGCTGCGCCTGAGTGCATCGCTGGCCTACGACAACCTGTGGAAGCGCGGGCACAGCGCCAACATCGGCGTGTACCTGGCGCCGGAAGATACAAAGCAGGCCAAGGTGTTCTCGGCCTCGTACATGATGCCGTTCGAAGGCACGCCGTGGAGCCTGGAAGCGTCCGGCTACACGTCCGACAGCCGCGTGTTGAATGCCGGCGGGCAGGTCGGTACCGGCACCGGTACCAATGTGATCGGGAACGGCCATTCGATCGGCCTCAAGCTCAACTACCGCCTTGCCGGCAGCAGCCAGTGGTGGCGCCAGCTCAGCCTCGGTGTGGATTTCAAGGACACCGAGGAAGACACGCAGATGGGCAAGGACAGCCTGAAGACGCCGCTGAAGTACGCGCCGATCACCCTGGCGTTTGTCGGTGTGCGCCAGGGCGAGCATGATCAGTTGAGCATCAACACCCAGCTGGTGGCCGGTACCCGTCGGCTGTTCGGCTATGGCAGCAATGCCATCGGCTTCGGGCAGAAGCGCTACTGGGCGGACCCCAGTTTCGTCGCGTTCAAGGCCGATGTGGCCAACACCCACACTTTCGGCAGCGACTGGCAGTGGTATGCACGCGGCTCCTTGCAGGTGACCGATGCGCCGCTGGTGTCGGCCGAGCAGTTCGCCGCCGGTGGCATGTACACCGTGCGTGGCTATCTCTCGGCCGAGGCGATCGGCGATTACGGCGGCCTGGCCAGCCTGGAATGGCGCACCCCGGCATGGTCGTTGTGGAGCGGTACCGACCTGCGCGTCTACAGCTTTGCCGACGCGGCCTACCTGCGCCTGCGCCAGCCGCTGCCCGATCAGCGTGGCAAGTACAACCTGGCTTCGGTCGGCCTGGGTGCGCAGCTGCGCCTGGGCGAACACCTGCAACTGCGCCTGGACTATGCCTGGCCCTATGCCGATGGCCCGGTTACGCGCAAGGACGACCCGCGCCTGCATTTCAACATCAGCACCAGTTACTGA
- a CDS encoding general secretion pathway protein produces the protein MDGRRWDRNRMLTLLAATLLLAVVTYWGVTLSAVAPAAAASEAKAEAPVRPMFDAVASLPLVRLLSPGAVRTEVVVLGVMAGDHAPLALLEVDGRPAEAYSPGQRLGPCTVLASISASAVELNQAGQSRSLPVPELPPVPTDGIVPASSL, from the coding sequence ATGGATGGCAGGCGCTGGGATCGCAATCGCATGCTGACCCTGCTGGCGGCGACGCTGCTGCTGGCCGTGGTGACCTATTGGGGTGTCACTCTGTCTGCGGTGGCGCCAGCGGCCGCGGCCAGCGAGGCGAAAGCCGAGGCACCGGTACGGCCGATGTTCGATGCAGTGGCCAGCCTGCCGCTGGTGCGCCTGCTGTCGCCCGGTGCGGTGCGGACCGAGGTGGTGGTGCTGGGCGTGATGGCCGGTGACCATGCGCCATTGGCCCTGCTCGAGGTGGATGGACGCCCGGCGGAAGCGTATTCGCCCGGCCAACGACTCGGACCCTGCACGGTGCTGGCCAGCATCAGTGCCAGCGCGGTGGAACTGAACCAGGCCGGGCAATCGCGCAGCTTGCCGGTGCCTGAGCTGCCGCCAGTGCCGACCGATGGCATCGTGCCGGCCAGTTCCCTGTAA
- the gspH gene encoding type II secretion system minor pseudopilin GspH: MQHVPRGFTLLELMVVLVIIGICTAGIGLGLGSLLDPARQLRQEAERLAQRLQVARDEARIDGRTLRWQADADGYRFSRREGSRWVTVERDDLLRPQKWQATGIAVQPATPIELSPEWIGIAWELGLSLDGRTLRLRDDGSGQLQVVQ; this comes from the coding sequence ATGCAGCACGTGCCGCGTGGTTTCACCCTGCTGGAGCTGATGGTGGTGCTGGTGATCATCGGCATCTGCACGGCAGGCATCGGCCTGGGCCTGGGCAGCCTGCTCGACCCCGCGCGCCAGCTGCGGCAGGAAGCCGAACGGTTGGCGCAGCGCCTGCAGGTGGCGCGCGATGAGGCCCGCATCGATGGCCGCACCCTGCGTTGGCAGGCCGACGCCGACGGCTATCGCTTCAGTCGCCGCGAAGGCAGCCGCTGGGTGACGGTTGAACGCGATGATCTGCTGCGTCCGCAGAAGTGGCAGGCAACGGGTATCGCAGTACAGCCCGCCACCCCCATTGAGCTGAGCCCGGAGTGGATCGGTATCGCCTGGGAGCTTGGGTTGTCGCTGGATGGCCGCACACTGCGTCTTCGTGATGATGGCAGCGGACAGTTGCAGGTCGTGCAGTGA
- the gspI gene encoding type II secretion system minor pseudopilin GspI — protein MKRNVRGFTLIEVLIALAIVSIALAAVMRSVAVATDDQSRLRDRRLALMCAQDRWQELRLSGLAPQDTRYRCVQGRGSFLVLQHLGTGSDGQPQLELSVVAEDAPRQSLARMQLPWTVAQ, from the coding sequence GTGAAGCGGAACGTGCGCGGATTCACCCTGATCGAAGTACTGATCGCGCTGGCGATCGTTTCGATTGCGCTGGCGGCGGTGATGCGTTCGGTGGCAGTGGCAACCGACGATCAATCGAGGCTGCGCGATCGCCGCCTGGCCCTGATGTGCGCGCAGGACCGCTGGCAGGAGCTGCGCCTGAGCGGACTGGCACCGCAGGATACGCGGTACCGCTGCGTGCAGGGACGCGGCAGCTTCCTGGTGCTGCAGCATCTTGGCACGGGCAGCGACGGCCAGCCGCAGTTGGAGCTGAGCGTGGTGGCCGAGGATGCTCCTCGGCAGTCTCTGGCGCGAATGCAGTTGCCGTGGACGGTGGCGCAATGA